The following proteins are co-located in the Choristoneura fumiferana chromosome 23, NRCan_CFum_1, whole genome shotgun sequence genome:
- the LOC141441061 gene encoding ommochrome-binding protein-like: MKFLILVTVINMAATAKKSTKYCSFLKSDIQKHCFLKEVLAIQSHSPNQLAIDRKSNTLYFSFDNGQGEFVPAMLNLNTKHIKILKGVKDAFAIANNNGTGDTYFGGSNGIYKYRFNEKKLLRLSVKVDVWWLHIRKDIYFVQFPSLNAFVYKDKTVKSVEQLRKTIVHQFVFDSEQNVFFVNGSGLYGIKKGSWNHILLRDRPPFFAMAVDVTGQVFVSSEDGIYVVSKLAQKVKRIVTVPGVQGIAFDQNNFMIYSDSHELARLVPVSAEAYYQGLPKEQRAKAVYFC; encoded by the coding sequence ATGAAATTCTTAATACTCGTCACAGTCATAAATATGGCTGCAACAGCGAAGAAAAGTACAAAATACTGCAGCTTCCTAAAAAGCGATATACAAAAACATTGCTTTTTAAAAGAAGTCTTGGCGATCCAAAGCCACAGTCCAAATCAACTAGCCATAGACAGGAAATCGAATACACTGTATTTCAGCTTCGATAATGGACAAGGAGAATTTGTACCAGCAATGCTAAATCTGAACACTAAGcatataaaaatcctgaagGGCGTAAAAGATGCTTTCGCTATAGCGAATAACAATGGCACCGGCGATACGTACTTCGGAGGCAGCAACGGGATCTACAAGTATCGTTTTAACGAAAAGAAACTGCTAAGACTATCCGTGAAGGTTGACGTCTGGTGGTTACATATTAGAAAGGACATATATTTCGTACAGTTTCCTTCGCTGAACGCGTTTGTTTATAAAGACAAAACCGTCAAATCAGTGGAGCAGCTGCGGAAAACGATTGTGCATCAATTTGTGTTTGACTCTGAGCAAAACGTTTTTTTCGTCAATGGTTCCGGCTTATATGGTATCAAAAAAGGTAGCTGGAACCATATCTTGTTGAGAGACCGACCGCCATTCTTTGCTATGGCTGTCGATGTCACAGGCCAAGTGTTTGTTAGCAGTGAAGATGGTATCTACGTTGTTAGTAAGCTGGCGCAGAAGGTCAAGCGCATCGTCACCGTACCGGGTGTTCAAGGCATCGCGTTTGATCAGAACAACTTCATGATATACTCGGATTCGCACGAACTGGCACGTTTAGTCCCCGTTTCAGCTGAAGCGTACTATCAGGGCTTGCCTAAAGAACAGCGAGCCAAAGCTGtctatttttgttaa